The stretch of DNA GGTGTCCCACCGATCGCGCGGGTCGTACGCGGTCGTTGCCTTGCACCATCATCCGCTGGTGGCTGCGAGCGCCGTGTGGCCCGGCAAGACCGTCTCACGTGCGAGTATCGTGAGGTTCGTGTCACGTGATGCTCTGCCGCCGGACCCGTTCGCCGGAGATCCGCACGACCCCGCGCTGTCGCTCGACGGCCCGGAAACCGTCGAGCAGGAGTCGCTGAGCGAGGCCGAGCGCGACGAAGTGGTGGCCGACCTCGCAGATCTCGCCGTCTACCAGGCACTCCTCGAGGCTCGTGGCGTTCGCGGCATCGTCGTCGACTGCGGCGACTGCGGCGAGCAGCACTTCCACGAGTGGAGCCTCCTGCGTTCCAGCCTCCAGCAGTTGCTCGACGAGGGTCAGATGCGTCCCCACGAGCCTGCCTTCGACCCCGACCCCACCAAC from Pseudonocardia cypriaca encodes:
- a CDS encoding DUF5319 domain-containing protein, which produces MRFVSRDALPPDPFAGDPHDPALSLDGPETVEQESLSEAERDEVVADLADLAVYQALLEARGVRGIVVDCGDCGEQHFHEWSLLRSSLQQLLDEGQMRPHEPAFDPDPTNYVTWEYCRGYADAVLSDS